The following coding sequences lie in one Apium graveolens cultivar Ventura chromosome 3, ASM990537v1, whole genome shotgun sequence genomic window:
- the LOC141713283 gene encoding homeobox-leucine zipper protein ROC7-like isoform X2, translating to MFWKSLLQLSQRISRSYNEAVRGSTENHWQPLPTTNGKNILVKTSFNVDNPGHPRGVIITVATSLKLPVPPLDVFEFLNSGSNRSKWDILSHECATQDLAYFATGREASSRVSLVAVEPVRRGTMRGAFVGAVRDATNFASADTIYGSAAYPSGENCLGMRF from the exons ATGTTTTGGAAGAGCTTACTGCAACTCTCTCAGAGAATAAGTAGAAGTTACAATGAGGCTGTGAGAGGTTCAACGGAGAACCATTGGCAACCATTGCCAACTACGAATGGTAAAAACATACTAGTAAAGACAAGCTTTAATGTAGATAATCCAGGGCATCCTCGTGGCGTCATCATAACTGTTGCAACATCTTTGAAACTACCAGTCCCACCACTTGATGTTTTCGAATTTCTTAACTCTGGGAGTAACCGCAGCAAG TGGGATATCCTCTCTCATGAGTGTGCAACTCAAGATCTAGCATACTTTGCCACTGGCCGTGAGGCATCAAGTCGTGTTTCCCTAGTAGCAGTTGAG CCAGTTCGAAGGGGAACAATGCGTGGAGCTTTTGTGGGAGCTGTACGTGATGCTACCAACTTTGCTTCAGCTGATACTATTTATGGTTCAGCGGCATATCCATCCGGGGAGAACTGCTTGGGAATGCGGTTTTAG
- the LOC141713283 gene encoding homeobox-leucine zipper protein MERISTEM L1-like isoform X1: MQVMVNGETYKTRIYDLAVAAAEDLTQKAYTLAPLWTFEEEKETQTLNVPECKRRFESLDSTLEEVIGLFSVREPTELSSELSKNAKLINGQQPDFKTEAFRETEIVPMNPINIVDVFIDVEQWSLVFCDIVSEVSVLGVLSNGEGLGNPNGALQVVKAEFRVASPLLKTREIYFGRYCKQMTVANTWVVVDVSLLNPRP; the protein is encoded by the exons ATGCAAGTTATGGTAAATGGTGAAACTTATAAAACCAGGATTTATGATCTAGCTGTTGCAGCTGCTGAGGACCTTACACAAAAAGCCTACACTTTAGCGCCCTTGTGGACTTTTGAAGAGGAGAAAGAAACTCAGACATTAAATGTTCCCGAGTGTAAACGGAGATTTGAATCTCTTGATTCAACTCTAGAAGAAGTCATAGGATTGTTCTCAGTCAGAGAGCCAACCGAGTTATCATCAGAGCTTTCCAAAAATGCTAAATTAATAAATGGACAACAACCTGATTTTAAAACTGAAGCCTTTCGAGAGACAGAAATTGTGCCAATGAACCCCATAAACATTGTTGATGTTTTTATTGATGTG GAACAATGGTCACTTGTCTTCTGTGATATTGTCTCAGAAGTCTCGGTTCTTGGAGTACTGTCAAATGGAGAGGGGTTGGGAAATCCTAATGGCGCCTTGCAAGTG GTAAAAGCGGAATTTCGTGTTGCCTCACCCCTGCTTAAGACTAGGGAAATATATTTTGGAAGATACTGTAAACAGATGACGGTTGCGAATACATGGGTAGTGGTGGATGTTTCCTTGCTTAATCCAAGGCCTTGA
- the LOC141713283 gene encoding putative peroxisomal acyl-coenzyme A oxidase 1.2 isoform X3, with protein sequence MLNNVERSWVYSIYVRKIFGALLVLKEVGVARLGQGMFVPAIKGQGTEEQQEKWLPLAQKMQIIGCYAQTERLETTATFDSKTDEFVIHSPTLTSSKVSILIYKTCLIYETRSGLQSMPILVCPGLGWFLCNGPSYASYGKW encoded by the exons ATGCTAAATAATGTTGAAAGAAGTTGGGTCTACTCCATTTATGTGAGAAAA ATCTTTGGAGCTTTGTTAGTGTTGAAAGAAGTTGGGGTTGCTAGATTAG GCCAGGGAATGTTTGTTCCTGCTATAAAAGGACAAGGTACTGAGGAACAGCAAGAAAAGTGGTTGCCGCTTGCCCAAAAAATGCAAATCATTGGCTGCTATGCACAAACTGAACGTCTTGAAACCACTGCCACATTTGATTCCAAAACAGACGAGTTTGTGATTCACAGTCCCACACTTACATCAAGCAAAGTGAGTATTCTGATTTACAAGACATGTCTAATTTACGAGACAAGGTCTGGATTGCAGAGCATGCCCATATTAGTTTGTCCAGGTCTTGGATGGTTCTTATGCAACGGACCTTCTTATGCAAGTTATGGTAAATGGTGA